A stretch of DNA from Lycium ferocissimum isolate CSIRO_LF1 chromosome 4, AGI_CSIRO_Lferr_CH_V1, whole genome shotgun sequence:
TTGGTTGTTTAATTGAAAGggaacacaaagaaagaaagaaagaaagtattCTTCATCATTATTCAGAAGTTTTGAATTTGGGTActagaatgattttttttaggAGAGAAGTATCGGGCAACGagcaagaaacaaaaaagtaaatatTCTCTATTAAAAGTTATGGTGAAATGGATAAGATCCCTCTATTTTTAACTAGAAGTGTCGGGTTCGAACCCTGAGAATGgagaaattttttttgtaataagGAGCATTTTTCTTTGACGATCCTTACGCGATGCAAATCTCAATTAATTGAGACCGCAAAACGAGTACCTAGCACCAAatgaaaaactttaaaaaaaaaactattctcCGTCAAAAGTCAATGATAGGAGAAGGAGGAAAAGACTGGGAAGATCAAGAAGAATATGGGGGGATGATTTTGAACTGTAGAGACTAGGAAGTCAAAGGTGTACAGCATTGaataattcatctttttcaCTTTTGTTTTTTGGGCTAAGGAATCTTTTTCACATTCTAATTAATCAAAggtgtttttaaaaaaactaaaattaagGTAAGTTATATTATAAAAATCATTCTTATGTCAGTTTGGCATGTTTAGATGGGTGTAGAAGTGTTCGAGATAATTGTTGCAGGTGAATAATAGACTCTGATAAGATATTCTTAGAATTAAAAGTTGATAAAAATGTCAAGAGAAGATACAGGGTAAGATTTTGATACATGTGTATggaaaaaagaattatttttcttaGCTAAGACAAAACATTCTTATGGTAACCATACACTAGATGATCTCattaagaaaattattattttttctagtATCAATTATTTCATCAGTTTAATTTTATGTGTCTATGtttaactatataaaatttaagaaaaaaaattacttttcccgtttcattttatatgtttTAATTGGACTAAAAACAAAgtttaaaaatgtaaaaataacttttaaatctTGTAATTTTAAACTAAAGGTATGTATAACATACCGAAAATTCCTTTTGAGTTTGGTGGTGTTGGACATGCCATGTCATTTCTAtaagagaatgacatttttTAGTAAAAATGTTGGAATTAAAAACTTACTTGATATAGAAAGATGAATTTTTTTCAAAGGAGATAGTTAAACTTGTAGAACTTGTAATCTCAAATATGTCATGATATTTTTGTGACTATAAAAtacatcattaagagtaataTGAAGAATTTaacattaaattaattttctCAACTTTATAGCCGCCTTTAATCTTCTCAACTAAGTTGAAGGAATTACAATTCTTGGATATCAAGTCAGAAGAAGACTTGTTATTTGACCATTAGTACAAGTAAAATTATTCAATTgattaagaaaataagaaaaacagaTGTGGATGGAAGTCCCAATAAATTAAAGCAGCAGCTATTGACCTTCATTCGTATACTATATTAATTCATTCGTAGACTATATTAAATTTTGGGTTAATATCAGTTTTAGTCCCTCAATGACGGATAAATTCAATTTTAGTCCTTGTATTTAACTAAGAACATTTACTTGAAATGTGCATTTTTGATCCATTTACTtataaatattcacaaatttcaGAATTATTAAATATTGCACCGTTTAATTACCCATATGTTATGTTAAATCTGCAttgttatttcatatttttgggtAGTATTACTTCTATAACTAGtccaaatataacatatttctgCCTAAAAGGACCAAAAGCaaccattttaattaattaaagatgaAATGTGTTGTGTCATATATTTACAATGATCAAAATTAGAATTTCTCAATAACTAAGAGACTATAAGTGTTATTCTccctaattttttaaaaattattattttccctATTTCAAGATCAAATGACGATTTAACTTTCCTCCTACCATGATTGGACTTGTCTTGTAATAAATTCCTAGTAGTATGAACATGTGAGCTTCCAAGAAATGAACCTTTTAAACCTATCACTTTTactatatacttttttttttgtcctatcAATTGGTATACTATAAGGTCTTTACACATCAAAAGGCACACATGAAGAAAGGCTCAAGAATTGAATCCATGAAATTTCTAGCTTCTTTGTTTATCTGCTTcaattttctttcaattgtACTAGCAGTAGACACCATTAAAATTGATCAACCAATTAAAGATGGTGAAACAATTGTTTCAGCTGGTGGGGTTTATGAGCTTGGATTTTTCAGGCCTGGAAATTCAAGGAATCGATACATCGGAATATGGTACAAGAAAATATCAACTGGAACAGTTGTTTGGGTTGCTAACAGAAATGATCCACTAAATGACACTTCAGGTGTGTTGATGCTCAATCCTGATGGAATGTTAGTACTTGTTAATAGTACTAACGGGACGATTTGGTCgacaaattcatcaacaaccttgAAGAATCCAATAGCAAGATTGTTAGATTCAGGTAATCTTGTCATcagtaaagaaaatgaaaatagatACAAAATTTTCGTCTGGCAGAGTTTCTATTATCCAGGGGATACTCTGTTGCCTGGAATGAAGCTCGGTcccaaaataattttcatgtttCGTTTCTTGAGAGTCAAACAAcatgaactttgaccaacatttaaCATTTATATTGTTATGATACTGATATGAGAATAATTACAACTTATACTCCCTcaagtccaaaataattgatgttTTTAGGCTTGGGCACATGgattaagaaattcacttactCCTAAAATTAATAGAGGTTTTGACTAGATACCCttaattgtgatttttttttcctttttagattGACATAATTATCATGACTATTAGGAATGTGTCGAGTAAATATgggaaaaagaattaaatacctTCTTGGTTTTGTGAAACattaattattttggaccaGCTTTTAAAGGCTAAaacatcaattattttggactggAGGGAGTAGTACTTTTTGTCTAGTTTTTAACTATCTAAATTTCAGTTTTAaagtattgagttaatctaatctaATCTGATTCAGGTAATCTTGTCATCAGGGAAGAAAATGATAATAGATCTGAAATTGTCGCCTGGCAAAGTTTCGATTATCCAGGGGATACTCTGTTACCTGGAATGAAGCTCGGACGGAATTTGGTAACGGGCCTGGATTGGTATATGTCGTCATGGAAAAGCCCGGATGATCCTGCTATAGGTGAATTTGTAGACAGGATGGATATTCAGGGGTATCCACAGTTATTTGTATGGAAAGGTTCTTCTATTGCATTTAGTTCAGGTCCCTGGACTGGTTTAGCATTTAGTGGTAGTCCTAGTTTGCAACCGAATACGTATTTTACATTCGGGTTTGTGCTTAATAAGGAGGAAGTTTATTACAAATATGATCTTAAAAATGGATCATTGCCCACCAGGGTGGTGTTAACCTCAACTGGATTGATAAATCACTATACCTGGATCGATCGAACACAAGAATGGTTCCTTTATTTAACAGCACAATCTGATAACTGTGATCGTTTCGCATTGTGTGGTCCCTATGCGAGATGTGTCATTAACAACTCGCCCCCGTGTGACTGTTTACGGGGTTTTGAGCCGAAGCATCCACAGCAATGGGACGCAGCAGACTGGTCCAGCGGATGTGTTAGGAGGACTCCATTGGCGTGTCAGCAAGATGGATTTAGGAAATTTACGGGGATTAAAGTGCCTGACACGCGGAAATCATGGTATAACGAGAGCATTGGACTTGAGGAATGCAAGAAGTTGTGTTCGGGGGATTGTAACTGTACAGCCTACTCGAATATGGATGTTCGAAATGGTGGAAGCGGATGTTTGCTCTGGTTCGGGGACCTCATCGATATCAGGGAACTTAGTCCGAATCAGGAGGACCTGTTTGTTAGGGAAGCTGCTTCAGAAGTAGGTAATAACTACTTACTGTTTTTCGTTTTTACGTTGATTAGGTAATGTGTTCCTTGGTAAATGGCCTAAAGATTGAGTAATGTAGGCAAATAGAATCTTTATCCTTACTACAggcagacctctctataacaacatttccctgtaacaaccatattttaTGTCGAACCGAactttcatgttatgttatgttatactccctatgttctctataacaacatttcgctataacagccaaaaaaaatattggaaCAAACAATGCTGTTATAGGGAGGTTTGACTTGTATATTGAACTTGATCTTGTTTCTCAAGACGACAAACATGTATGTAAAATTTGACCAAGTATGTGTCTAGTCCAAAGACTCAATAGTTAGCTCGTGTTGTTTTCAGTCAATAAAAAAGCATTTACTGCACATTGGTGCCATCGTTCTGTCACTCAAAGACAgaacctttccttttttttttgtccaacaAATCGAGCGATATTTCTGGTGCTATCTATTGGATAGCTTCAATTTCTGTTGGAAACTCATGAATGTGAATCGTATTTTTATGACAATGTTACAATTATCTAATTGATCTAAGGACTACCTATCGACAGATCAAGACAAGAAACGGAAGAAAAAGAAGTCAAGGCTGATTGCAATTGTATCAGCAGTAGTTGCGACTTGTGTACTCAGCCTTCTAGCTTGGTGTGCATTCCacagaagaaaaaagagaacacGTAAACAACTATCTTTCATTGTTGTCAAAAGATAGTGTTTCTAACGTTCTGTTTTATATCCGGCTAATGTATAAATATTTCCAATTGATTGCTCATTTTAAAGGTAGGGAAGTTGGAACGGAAGATATGGAGTTACCATTATTTGATTTAGTTACTGTTGCTACCGCCACTAAGAACTTCTCTTCTGCTAATGTGATTGGAGAAGGCGGATTCGGACCTGTTTATAAGGTACAATAACTATTCCATCGTCGAATTATAGCTTTAAAAAATGACATCTTTGACACTTTGATTCTCAAAAAATTCAGGGTAAACTACGAAATGGACCCGAGATAGCGGTGAAGAGGCTTTCGGAATACTCAGGACAAGGTCTACAAGAGTTGAAAAATGAAGTGATACTAATATCCAAACTACAACATAGGAATCTTGTCAAGCTTTTGGGGTGTTGCCTTGAAGGAGAAGAGAGGATGCTCATTTATGAGTTTCTGCCCAACAATAGCTTGGactatttcatttttggtccgGTTCTCTTGACTAGTTACCTTAATACAATGTTGCTTGTATCCTCcaaaaaatgttgttgcattcgTTTCGGATCCTCAAAAGATGCACTACTTCTAGAGGATCCAACATGGATGAGCAACATAGCCTAACTATTTATTTCTGACATTTTACTGAATGAACTACAAATTGCAGATCAAAGCAGAAAAGGATCACTTCCTTGGAGAAATCGCTACGAAATCGCGATGGGAATATCTCGAGGCCTTCTCTATCTTCACCAGGACTCAAGATTAAGAATTATTCACAGGGACCTGAAGACCAGCAACATTTTGCTGGACACTGACTTGAATCCCAGGATTTCTGATTTCGGCCTAGCTAAAATATTTGGTGCAGAGCAAACGGAAGGAAAAACAAATCGAGTAATCGGAACATAGTAAGTTTTACAAACCTCTatgatagattttttttttttttttgtttgttacaATCAACAAGTTCATCGACTTAACTTTGATGCATTCTGCAGCGGATACATGTCCCCAGAGTATGCTGTTGATGGGAAATATTCAGTGAAATCCGATGTCTTCAGCCTTGGCGTGCTTTTACTCGAACTTGTCAGTGGCAGAAAGAACAGGAAGTTTCATCATGTGAGTCATCATCATAATCTTTTGGGACATGTAAGTACATATGGCactaaatttttatccttcaGCCTCTTTTTTTACTAAAACTCGACCTGTCTGAGCTTACTCACATTACTGATCCAAAGCCCCATAAAGGAAGAGGGTTGTGGTAGACTAGCAGCCAGCATAAAGCTAGTGAATTCATGAAGAATCCTCATAACACAGTAGAGACTGAGGCGTTGTAGTAGTTGTTTTTGTAGCCTCTTTTTTACTAACAGATGTATAATTCACGACGAATCCTCATGTAAGTACATATGGCACTAAATTTTAATACTTTAGCCACttttttttaagcataaaaCTCGACTTGTCTGAGCTTACTCACATTACCGGTCACAAGCTCCCATAAAGGAAGAGGGTAGTTAATTTATGACGAATCCTCATAATAGAGTTGAGACTGaggttatatatacatacatatatatatatatgcacacacatacatacgTACTAATATTGCCGGTCCCAAGACACCACAAAGGAAGAGGATTGTGGTAGGCAAGCAGCCAATATAAAACTAGTCAATTCATGACGAATCCTCACAATACAGTTGTGACCAAGGCGTTGTAGTAGTCGCCGTTGTAGCCTCTTTTGAACTAATGCATTTGTATAACTGTGTTGTGGTAATACCTTCAGGCATGGTTACTATGGAATGAAGGAAAGGCATTGGAACTGATGGATGAATGTTTAAAAGAATCATATGTTGAATCACAAGTGTTGACATGCATTCAAGTAAGTTTATTGTGTGTACAAAAACTCCCAGAGGACAGGCCTACAGTGGCATCAGTAGTTTTCTGGTTAAGCAATGAAGGTGTGGAATTGCCTCAACCAAAGCAGCCTGGGTTCTTTATAGAGAGGGATTCAACTGAATCAAATGAGTCAACTGATGAAAGATGTCTCACTGGCAATGAACTTTCACTAACAATTCTTGAGGCAAGATAGACAAAGGTTTTCTCCATGTACTAGTACTACTAACCAATTAGTATACAAAATTCCACTTCAAGAGAAATGAACTGAATTTGTAGATTTATGTCTTTTTATATTATCCTGTGTTGCTCGGGATCTTCAAAAATGCCGCCAGatgcgtgtcggatcctccgaaagtagtgcatttttggagtaTCCGATATGGGCACgacaacatttttggagagtccgagcaacatagattaTTTCATCATTGTTTAATCGTCCTTTGGAAGGGGAATCTTGGTGCAATGGTAAGAGTTGCAGTCGTGTGACCAGGAGGTTACGGGTTCAAACCGTGGAAACAACCTCTTGCAGGAATGCAGATGAATTTATTGTCTGTCGTTGGCCTTTATGTTAGAATCAGTCAGGGACCTGCGAGgcggtaaggctgcgtacaatagactcAATGTGGTCCGGCCCGTTCCAAGATCCGTGCACGACAGGAGCTTAGTACACCGAACTGCCTTTTGTGTAATCAATCTTTAGATACTGTACTGGACATAAAGAATTGGGCTAGCCTGAGGAGAAACCTTCTGAATCACTTGGAAAATAGGGCTCATCAGTCCTacaaaagcatctacaaatgtGTATGCTCTTGTCCCTTTGGGGGGACATCCTTTAAAATAGGAACGATACAGAAAAGACTGAAACGGTCCCTGCACAAGGATGAAACGAGCAAGTTGAAAAATGGTCCAAATGTACTGGAGCATGGTTTCTCCCCATGTTGCTTGGACCCTGCAAATATGCCAATGAGTGTGTGTCTGATCCTCCAAATGTAGTACATTTTGGAGGATCTGACGCAGTTGTGGCAGCACTTtagagagtccgagcaacataggtttcTAATTCATCTTCgtttatatgaaaaataaaaataaaaatcaatgaCTTCAATTGGCGGGCTTCAGTGTATAACTGGTGGATTATCTTTTGATGTCAATTGTGGAAATCAAGCTTGTAAGTTGAGAAATTATTGGCTTCCCTCTGTATTGTAGTTACAATTCCATGTCTAGTTTATCTTTTTCAGAGTTGCATCAAGTTGAAACAATTGTACCAAGGTATTGATATCTAAAGGGATTTCAGACAGTAATCCATTTATTACTTGATTTTGCGCAAGTCGCTCATAAATAATTCTCActgatttttcatgaaaaagactTACTCAGGCTCGATGTTTGCATCAAAACAAATAAGTGTATGACAACTGTCTTTTACATACTCTCCCATTTGTagtttatgtgaacctatttgatTGGATAcattgtttaaaaaaataaggaataattaaaacttgaggtCTTAAATATGCCATAACATATATGTGGCTATAAGTGTTTTGAAACTtatgattttaaatatttatgtgaCTATAAAAGCTTTTCattaaaagcaaaaacaaagtttaagttaatttttttcttcaaaattctagAAAGGGGTCGCTCTTCTTTAAATGAAGTAAAAAGAAATTAGGTTCACGTAAATCAAAATGGACGTATTTGGGGAAAAGTAATGCGATTTGGTATAAACATTATGGGTGGATGAGtatttttcaactttacatatCCCCTTCCCTTAATTTTCTtgttaaaaatttatataaatttgCACTCAAGGATGtagcctagtggtcaatgaagtgggatcAAACCTTGGAAATCAAGGTGCAGTTTACGGgcagagataaaaaaaaaaaaaaaattataggcgattttttctcatttgtctaaatttttgtagacaaaatTAACCACCCGATACCTATACTGCTGGAAGGCAGCACACACAAACTGCCCGAACACcgcaataataaaaaaataaaaaaacaattttatatAGACTCAAGTATGAAAGAATATGGACATGGAGGCAAGCCACGtttaaaacaagaaataaatcGAGGAAGCCGCAGTGCAACTTCCAATTGTGGCCAGGGAAATTGAATGATCATGAAAGTTAGACCCTGATATGGTACGTATTAGCAAAATagattttccaatttttttatttttcccctGGTGTTCGATATCTGCTTCGGTAAATTGGGATTAATTGTGCTCGGATACGTTCTACTTTCGGAGTAAAGCGCTCTTTATCAAAGACGATTCCATTTTCAGAGTTCGAACCCGGAACTTCAAATTAAGGATGAGAGGTACTTATCACTTGTCCAATCATTAAGAGGTACTTATCACTTGTCCAatcatttttttggttttacaTCTGTTATTCAGTATCAGCTTTGGAATCTGACTAATCGGGATTAATTGTGTCGGATAAGTTCCAATTTTGAGAATAAAACGCTCCCTATCAGAGACGACTTCATTCTTAGAACTCGAACACAAGATTTCTAATTAAGAATGAAGTGACAGTTACTAGCCACCACGCTTTTTGGTGGTTTTCTGTTGTCCAATCCATTCTCGAAGTTTGTCCCATTCATTCGTGAAGTTTGTCCCAAGGAATCTTCACTATTTATATATTCTACTTGTCTCctgaaaaaaacaaataaagccTATTTTATTCATTGTCCTCAAGTTGCCATGGTCACAAGATGCATAACCATGGTCACAAGATGCATTCACAATTTATGAGTTCAAGATTTCTGGTTTCTTGGCCACTCTTTTTCATATGAATCTTCTTTACTGATTCTGTCAGTTTTGTGTTGGGGAAACAACCCATTCCAGTACCTGCTATACTCTAGGGAGAAGCATCCAAGAGCATGGCCGAGTAATCAATAAAATGGGTTAAGAATTGAAGTTTCAGGTTCAAAGTACAGTCGAGGTCAAAACACAAGGTGATTTCTTTCCGGTGCGTGCAAGCTAGTCAAGACACCACGATTATCTACTTAAACACTAGGTGGTTTCTTCTCATATGTCCAAGCTTTTGTGGCTAGAGCTACCCGCTGATGGGCGGAGCTAGGATACCGGAAGAGGGTTCATCTGaatacatataagatatcaaCAATATTTTTTAGGTCTATATAGCAGATGTTGAATCCCCTTGCTTCTTTGTATATTTACTTCTTTATTG
This window harbors:
- the LOC132053218 gene encoding G-type lectin S-receptor-like serine/threonine-protein kinase At4g27290 isoform X3, yielding MKLGRNLVTGLDWYMSSWKSPDDPAIGEFVDRMDIQGYPQLFVWKGSSIAFSSGPWTGLAFSGSPSLQPNTYFTFGFVLNKEEVYYKYDLKNGSLPTRVVLTSTGLINHYTWIDRTQEWFLYLTAQSDNCDRFALCGPYARCVINNSPPCDCLRGFEPKHPQQWDAADWSSGCVRRTPLACQQDGFRKFTGIKVPDTRKSWYNESIGLEECKKLCSGDCNCTAYSNMDVRNGGSGCLLWFGDLIDIRELSPNQEDLFVREAASEVDQDKKRKKKKSRLIAIVSAVVATCVLSLLAWCAFHRRKKRTRREVGTEDMELPLFDLVTVATATKNFSSANVIGEGGFGPVYKGKLRNGPEIAVKRLSEYSGQGLQELKNEVILISKLQHRNLVKLLGCCLEGEERMLIYEFLPNNSLDYFIFDQSRKGSLPWRNRYEIAMGISRGLLYLHQDSRLRIIHRDLKTSNILLDTDLNPRISDFGLAKIFGAEQTEGKTNRVIGTYGYMSPEYAVDGKYSVKSDVFSLGVLLLELVSGRKNRKFHHVSHHHNLLGHAWLLWNEGKALELMDECLKESYVESQVLTCIQVSLLCVQKLPEDRPTVASVVFWLSNEGVELPQPKQPGFFIERDSTESNESTDERCLTGNELSLTILEAR
- the LOC132053218 gene encoding G-type lectin S-receptor-like serine/threonine-protein kinase At4g27290 isoform X2, with protein sequence MKKGSRIESMKFLASLFICFNFLSIVLAVDTIKIDQPIKDGETIVSAGGVYELGFFRPGNSRNRYIGIWYKKISTGTVVWVANRNDPLNDTSGVLMLNPDGMLVLVNSTNGTIWSTNSSTTLKNPIARLLDSGNLVIREENDNRSEIVAWQSFDYPGDTLLPGMKLGRNLVTGLDWYMSSWKSPDDPAIGEFVDRMDIQGYPQLFVWKGSSIAFSSGPWTGLAFSGSPSLQPNTYFTFGFVLNKEEVYYKYDLKNGSLPTRVVLTSTGLINHYTWIDRTQEWFLYLTAQSDNCDRFALCGPYARCVINNSPPCDCLRGFEPKHPQQWDAADWSSGCVRRTPLACQQDGFRKFTGIKVPDTRKSWYNESIGLEECKKLCSGDCNCTAYSNMDVRNGGSGCLLWFGDLIDIRELSPNQEDLFVREAASEVDQDKKRKKKKSRLIAIVSAVVATCVLSLLAWCAFHRRKKRTRREVGTEDMELPLFDLVTVATATKNFSSANVIGEGGFGPVYKGKLRNGPEIAVKRLSEYSGQGLQELKNEVILISKLQHRNLVKLLGCCLEGEERMLIYEFLPNNSLDYFIFDQSRKGSLPWRNRYEIAMGISRGLLYLHQDSRLRIIHRDLKTSNILLDTDLNPRISDFGLAKIFGAEQTEGKTNRVIGTYGYMSPEYAVDGKYSVKSDVFSLGVLLLELVSGRKNRKFHHAWLLWNEGKALELMDECLKESYVESQVLTCIQVSLLCVQKLPEDRPTVASVVFWLSNEGVELPQPKQPGFFIERDSTESNESTDERCLTGNELSLTILEAR
- the LOC132053218 gene encoding G-type lectin S-receptor-like serine/threonine-protein kinase At4g27290 isoform X1 encodes the protein MKKGSRIESMKFLASLFICFNFLSIVLAVDTIKIDQPIKDGETIVSAGGVYELGFFRPGNSRNRYIGIWYKKISTGTVVWVANRNDPLNDTSGVLMLNPDGMLVLVNSTNGTIWSTNSSTTLKNPIARLLDSGNLVIREENDNRSEIVAWQSFDYPGDTLLPGMKLGRNLVTGLDWYMSSWKSPDDPAIGEFVDRMDIQGYPQLFVWKGSSIAFSSGPWTGLAFSGSPSLQPNTYFTFGFVLNKEEVYYKYDLKNGSLPTRVVLTSTGLINHYTWIDRTQEWFLYLTAQSDNCDRFALCGPYARCVINNSPPCDCLRGFEPKHPQQWDAADWSSGCVRRTPLACQQDGFRKFTGIKVPDTRKSWYNESIGLEECKKLCSGDCNCTAYSNMDVRNGGSGCLLWFGDLIDIRELSPNQEDLFVREAASEVDQDKKRKKKKSRLIAIVSAVVATCVLSLLAWCAFHRRKKRTRREVGTEDMELPLFDLVTVATATKNFSSANVIGEGGFGPVYKGKLRNGPEIAVKRLSEYSGQGLQELKNEVILISKLQHRNLVKLLGCCLEGEERMLIYEFLPNNSLDYFIFDQSRKGSLPWRNRYEIAMGISRGLLYLHQDSRLRIIHRDLKTSNILLDTDLNPRISDFGLAKIFGAEQTEGKTNRVIGTYGYMSPEYAVDGKYSVKSDVFSLGVLLLELVSGRKNRKFHHVSHHHNLLGHAWLLWNEGKALELMDECLKESYVESQVLTCIQVSLLCVQKLPEDRPTVASVVFWLSNEGVELPQPKQPGFFIERDSTESNESTDERCLTGNELSLTILEAR